The following nucleotide sequence is from Pristis pectinata isolate sPriPec2 chromosome 24, sPriPec2.1.pri, whole genome shotgun sequence.
CAACTGCCCCTCAAATACATCTGATAACATATCATCTCTTTCCTCACGTATATTGACTGCACACAACTCCACCTTGCCCTAATTTCCTCTAAGTTGTCCACTATCCAGTGGTGGAGGGCAGAAATGTTCTCCAGTTAAATACTGGGAAATCAAAGCCATTGTCTTCAGTTCTTCTCATGCACTCTGTTCACCACCATCCCTCTCCCAGCAACTGGTTAAAACTGTACCATTCTATTCATGGCTTTAGTGTCATATTTCTCCCCTCCATTTTCaccactctctccctcactcatgccccactttcccctctctcactttctctcccagtctatttttgtccttttccataactgtaCCAAATGGTCTCCTACTGCCACCAGTTCCATTATCCCtagtttcactttttaaaattggAACTAACCCTCGCATATTGCACTTGCTATGTAATGGTTAAAAAGTTGTCCTGAATGCATTTTATGGATGCTGTGCTCACTGCACCTTTCACACTGTTGATGTCCCAATTAATGTTAGGATAGTTGACATCTTTTCATTATTACTGTCCTGTTTTTGTACTTCTCTCTTGCGTCATCACTATGTTCTGTCTGAGTacaaggggacatgattttaaggtgattggaggaaggtataagggggatgtcaggggtaagctttttacacagagagtggtgggtgcgtggaacgcactgtctgcagaggttgtgggggcagatacattagggacagttaagagactcttagatagacacatgaatgatagaaaaatagggggctatgtgggagggaagggttagatagatcttagagcaggataaaatgtcggcacaacattgtgggccgaagggcctgtactgtgctgtagtcttctatgttctgtatgttctatgttctgtgtatctGGGGCCTGTGTACCCTCCCCCAGCAGCATGATTTCTATCCCCCTCCCACCATTTTTTATTAATCATTTCAATTTATTGTCAATTATTGGTCTTTACAGCATCTCTGTTATAATGCAAAACCCGTTCAATGACAGTGAAAGACATCACTTTATTATGAGAATGTTTAAAGAGTATCCAATGTAGCTGAATACTGTATATTCTGTTGAGGCTGTAAAATGGCACTTGGACTTTTATTTAACTTTGTGGTATTGAACCTATGACTGTGTAATTTCTGAGTTGATTGCCCAAGTCTTGTGCCTACTGCCCGCAGTCCCAGAAGCAGATGCGTTCTGCAGCTGACCATCAGGGTGCTGCAGGTGCATCTAGCCATTGTAATGCTGTACGTGGTTTCCTTTACCAATGTTGTTCAATTTTCAGGCCTGCTTGATGCACACTCTCCAGGACCTCGCACGATACTTCCCCATCATTTTCTGCATGGAATCGGCATCTGATGTGCTTTCAGCTGCTCAGCTGGTGAGTGTTTGACCTGTGCCACAGCAGTTGCCCACTGGTTGGACACTGgcattcccacccccacccacccacccaaacaAGGCACAGGGTGAGCATGGCAGAAGTCTACATCCATGTACAGGCTGGATGTTTAATCTTTTTGTAGCAAAGTTAGGTGGTTAACAACAAAGGAATTCAAACTGCTCAGCCAAttgcatttaaaacattaaaaaatagaagcaggaataggttattGAGCCCCTCTTGTGTGTCCTGCCATGGCTGATGTTTACCTCactgccatttttctgcactaatcttgattccctcaatatctaaaatTCTGTCAGTCTCTGTCTTGGATATGCACAGTGACTGAACCTGCATGACCTCCTTGAGTAAtgaattcactaccctctgggtggagaatttattttcatcccagaactgaatgactgaccctttatttttgagactgtgatcccaggttctagactccccaggcaggggaaacatcaaaCCTGCATCTGGCCTAAACACAAGAGGATCAACCCCAGTCTGCATCACTGTTTCTCGCATGACGAACCCACCATCAGGAATCAGTTCAGCAGGAGATCAGGCATGAGCTGATGCTATACCTGAGACTGAAGGATTCCAAAACAAGGAGGAGGTTTCTCAGATAAAGGCCTGAGCTTGGGCAGGGTGTTGCTGATGAATAAGGCTGATGGTTTGGAAGGGAGGGCAATTGTAAAGCCTGCCTTGTGTGGTTTTATTGGAAGGTGGAGTGTCAGAAGGCAAAGAGCAATTTTAACCACACCTTAACCAACCAAAGCCAACCATCAATGGCTACTTGGGAGAATTGTTTAACCAGTATATAGCAAGTCCATAATGCGAGGCGTAGTTCCAAATTTTAGAAAGTGAAGCTAGAGAcaatggggtgggtggtgggcaaGATGACTGGGAgtagggggaagagagaggtaaTTGGGTAATACTGAGGGTCAAATGTGACCCTGTATCCTAAGCACTGTTCCACAGTGATTTTCCCACTCAGACTCTAGTTACCTGGCACTCTGGGAGCCAGTAAATGTCTGTACAGAAGGCCCAGCATGGCAGCTGACCCTCAGTGCTATAGCCTGAGCTACAAAGCCGTGAGATCCTGAAGTACCCATGCTACAGTGGGagacttgggggggtggggttagaTTTCTACAGCGGGCTGGGTCTGAGGCATTTTGTGACAATTTCCCGCTTCCTCTGTTCTACAGAGAAGCTTTTGGTGTCTTCGCTTCCCCTTTCGCTCAAAGCATCTGTGCTGTGgtctgccactgttgcttctgaACTGAATGTCATCGTCAGCAGTGCTCACACAGATGTGGTACCAGTTGGTGGAGAGCCAACTGTAGAACCTGGGTAGGGGCTTTAATCCTACCCCTACCCAGCGCTGAAAATGCAAACCCAGGGCTCTATTACTAACCCATGGGTCCCTCTGGGAAATAATATGCCCTGTGCAAGAAAGAAGTACCTGCACCCTGTGAAGGAAGCAGCAATTCTTGTAAAGTTCAGTTTTGAACTTACAGATCTATTCTGTCATCTCTGCAGTGTCTGAAAGTTTACGAGCCCAATGTAACCTGGACTGAGATTGAAAAATGCGTAAATGGCGACTTGGGAAATAAGCTGATGCACCAGAATGCAGAACGAACTGCAGCACTAAGCCCACCCCACAAGTATGTGCCCTGGATCCTGGTCAATGGGGTAAGTTGGCAGACTGCCTCTGCTTAAACAGTAGTATTCCAGTaagagcaaaacactgcagatgctgcacatctgaaacagaacagagaatgttgaaaatactcagcaggtcaggcagcatctatggagagagaaacagagttgactttTAAGGTTGATTACCATTCATCAGAATGTTTTGAGGTTCCCTTCTCCTCTGCTTTCTAAACTGTTGAACATtaccaatattttctttttatagCAACATGTTTAAGGTTTAAAAACAGCAACTGGAGATCACATAggatatatagcacagaaatagttCATGCTGGTTTTTATGCTCCATTCAAAGCTCCTACTATATTTCTTCATCTAActctctattcccttctctctcccattCTTGTTCAGCCTCTTCTTAAATGCATCTAAACTTTTGACCTCAACCTTTCTCTGTGGTGGTGAGTTCCAAATTCTGGCAAAGAAGTTTCGTCCAAATTTCCTACTGGGGTTTTTTTTAGTGACCGCCTTCTACTGATGGCTCTTCCCCTCAAATGTAGATATTctctctgcatctactctgtcaaagcCTCTTGTCATTATTAAAGGCCTCTGTTAGATCACCACTGAACCATGTTTTCCCAAGAGATGCTGCAACATCTGGCAACAGAGGGAAGAGGTTCTAGTTCTCACACAGCACAACGCACTTCATTTAAATGCAATAGTTTTGTCAGATCTATTATATTGTACTGGAACCTTAAAATAATCAATTTTGTTCAATTGCATAAtgcagatatttaaaaatatgatCCTAAGTTGTCCTGTGTCTATACTGTGTCCACTGCTTGACATCATCCATTATCATCTTTTGTTTAACTCTTAATCCTCCAGGAAACAAAGTTCATTACCATGATTATTTTGCTCATGGTCATACGGTTGCCAAGTCATTGTATTGAATACCTGGTGTTAAATGTAATAATTTACTTGGTTACTAGTCATCAATATAGTTTTATCACATTGCAGATTATAGATCACTGGTTAAAGAACGAGCAATGATTATAATGGGGTAATTATTATTTACCCATTCTCTAGCAGAAGAACATTGGATAAAGCTTGTGATATGTGGGGCCAGGTCTGTGAACATGCCTGTTCTGACTGATTTAAATTGGTACACATTTGGCCATTGCTTCTACCCTGCTATTTGATTAGAATTTACAAAAAGAGGAAATTAGTGTTTCAGTACATTTGCATGTGCCCAGGAGGGTTGGTGGTTTGTCGAGATGTCTGGCAATCAAGTAACTTGCAGAATTGGATCAGGTTAGGTTGCAAAGCAAAGGTCTTGTACATATTGAACATTTGTTGCACTATTGGTTTTTGTACTGTACAGAGGTCTAAATTATTGTGTAAGTATATAATTGTCTCACATCTGGCACTGGTGCAGTCTCCAGGCAGGCACTGAGCGTGATCCTGCTGTATGCAGTTCCTAGGCACGTTATCGTCACGATAGATTCAGAACTGAATTTGTTGCTGTGATTATATGAAGTGTAAATTTCAGATTTTATCCTTAATTCCTTTTGTTGAGGTCCAATGGAGTGGAAAAGTAATTCCCTGTCTGAAGCTTGCTCTGACTTGGGTAAATCTTGATTCCTTTCACAGAAACACTCAGATGAGTTAGAGACCCAGGCTGTAAATTCTCTCTTTAACCTGGTGTGTAATACTTACAAGGTGAGTAACTGATCAGCTGCTGTTACATCTCAAACACTGTGCCAAGAAATCAGCTTTTTCACTGCAGTTACCCCCTGTCCTCCAATAAAACCACTAAGGGCCCCCTTGCCACGACTACATTCTGTGTCCTTGGCACGCAGAATGCTTCTCCTCGCAGTGTTCAATGTGGAGGAAACAAGATCCTTCAACTGAGAGAAGGCAATCAGTGGCAGTCAGGAGTTTTCTGGCCTTTGACCTGATGCTATTtgacttcatggggtctggagtcaatgctgAGGTCTGCTATGGTCAATCTCTTCCGACCATATGCGACTGTTTCAGTTTGTGTATTTGTTTTCAGGACATGGACATTggtggcaatgccagcatttgtagTCCATCCGTTATTGCCCCTGAATTGAAGAAGCAGTCAAGAGTCAACCCCATTGGTTGCTCTAGAGTCGCATgtgggccagactgggtaaagatagcaggttcccttccctgaagggcattagttagcaaaatacatttttaaaacaacccTGTGGTCTCTTGGTCATTGTTCCAGAttgattgatttattttaattacttgaatttaaattcccagttaCTTTACTGAGACTCAAACTTCCATCATCCAAGCTTGTCTGATGACCTAACCACAAGGCTATGTACCTGTAAAACTACCCTGCCTGTGAGACAGGGCATAGacaagggtgatggtagaggaaaCGGGGATATGGGTAACTTGAATTTCATGATTAGATTGTGGGATACCCCTCCCAGTTCTGCCGCAAATCCTCAGGTGTTCATGAGGGAGAGTTATGGGGTCACCGAGGCTGGGGGTGTCTTTGTTGTATCTGAATCTAGGTATCGCTGAAGTGATTTAGACATGGACGAAGCCAGTGCCCCAGTTTTTGTTTAAACCCCAAACCACATAATGACCTTCCAACAGTTTCCCACGAGTTGGTTATGATCTGCTGTTTGATCTCAGTACTACAGCAATGTTCCAGTTTACTAACAAAGCTTTTTGTCCCACAGGGGAAGAAACCAACAGCTTGTGAATTAGCTGAAGGAAGGAGTATATTCCCACAATGCATGGCTCCACTAAAATGAGTGGCACTGACTCATTTTCAGCTAAATCTGTGGGTAGAAAGGGGCACTTCATGAAGAAGTGACTGAAAACTTCACGGAGACTGTCAGTACTAACAAAGCTGCAGCTGCTTACTGGGTCTGCTGTGCTACAGGTCAGCAGAGATCTGAAGCTGAGCTCTACTaattattgtgattttttttgtatcccAAACTGAATCAGTGTAAAAAAATCTTTGGTAATGCTTTGGAAACCAAAGGAGAAAAAAGTGTGATAGTTTCTTTGAGAACCAAAACACAAATTCATATAAAGGAAGATTATCAAGGCTTTAATGCAAACTCTCTCTTATCAAACAGGAAACGTGTTCAGGGGAATTCCTTGttgaattgaaaataaatgaaactaTTTTAACAAACACgtgctttttttttatatttattcctGAGTCATGGATTTGTCTGTCCAGGATACCAGTTAatcctcttcagtatttacccttcagaaggtgttggtgagccacaTATGCTCCaagagtacttcattggcttCATCAGAACACGAAAGGCAGCATTTATATGTAAGACCAGCTTTTACCTTATTGTTAAAATTCATTAAttattttgggatctggacattactgttaag
It contains:
- the LOC127582510 gene encoding gamma-interferon-inducible lysosomal thiol reductase-like → MRVETVLSCLLLWVVGEVGGRPPCRYPPAQWCSSYQIASACQVVHQCLESKLLEPAEPVQISLYYESLCGACRAFLVFQLFPTWLMLHEMMNVTLVPYGNTLEKNESGKWIFTCQHGQEECMGNMIEACLMHTLQDLARYFPIIFCMESASDVLSAAQLCLKVYEPNVTWTEIEKCVNGDLGNKLMHQNAERTAALSPPHKYVPWILVNGKHSDELETQAVNSLFNLVCNTYKGKKPTACELAEGRSIFPQCMAPLK